The following proteins come from a genomic window of Sesamum indicum cultivar Zhongzhi No. 13 linkage group LG10, S_indicum_v1.0, whole genome shotgun sequence:
- the LOC105171541 gene encoding Fanconi anemia group I protein → MHPAAEPPKNSTAAQHPPPQPPPLTDIEIISLAHHHHQHNPTSPQVPPFLLSESSHPTLLSFLHSRASSSLNSSSAVFDYVSSLLSLISRHPSSGLSSLVSALLHSYLCLFISHKIPHDHNSLATLQQFVGYIDMIEIREIQKVIGLITSYLPQINDLDDAHVLILIPKCLELVRISNEVDKPVEYVNSVVDALIKCEWSKVLLIKMVEIVRDFSSCIDKLRRREFLEKIFVKMRNDVEMQDLPGLVYQLLVLATKGFGKREVIEGIVLYFGCMNKGGSVMKQVEGTVLLHVNFAVKQDPSLGQEVLGLVRLDSRAFNHFTVAVLLSVARIRRFGETAIGVLKSALFNAYKDYKFAKVCRWLSAELSEEYLENARVIEKAILKAVNASHCGREHIVPSIVQLGFGLLEGVEEGIQKEISKSDSLMGTEELGMQVLKCLFEVHDMSRNEIIEQCKFRVLSLKPEQCFPITRLLGYLVLVHPRSMLDHVSHLKEMLDYFAFMDDKISPHLVTILLPLIKFKCDLQDYTILVLRKAMFRRENAVRLAAISAMFNLILAEKQSKTDGLFSFQESSSQASCSQHAEVSQPTRPDLFQELGGLLQKCLYQQANVRQNLYHGLMKLVLVDPLTASTVFDFLLPHFKRFYREDADVQLGIDQCVKLENGRCYIVEPLDCLLFCISWILLLQPQNRSGYPSDSWACFGFSITQENEAGRTFSGESFSNSLAQIRKFLRNGNLEGLLGKDQDSGSRPMEKEKRRYSATLILGIVEVAINIIVAELEKAANTQKLELERELSQFVDIHEFVEKYTSNSRQGTGAKRATIRASVSDTADKLALGGTKLPPERTPLLATSSIHRLLQLALEFGNLDPKNGAASQINSQNSSGKTLVLNSKVLPCILRMCFRQLKFFSFMGKDDPIKTLIYGEIKLLGPAVLNIILSLKPVAKPGTDLSKKEAKGRKNIEVIREQIHLALLCLKKLIEISLYDAKYVSLIDDLVSASGSEDVSTGVMDAGCNGDCQLAEGIDDQSTRSKELLIKTIIKPLLIEFLEFSFFSEAEILCDLVLMIGNKLPEERRNLVGSWVTRICKSSHVSNSKVAKSLVFAAVTLSSPPADLDVAQNMAAELRRVVGSEDTDPLDTSETFPVINKSTDAAIASTILQSVESTVVDMDLITRRLKTYYMATQKGVSFNQMRKVAPELAMEEMLYSRAEAVVKVLSYFVAMNLKDPQAEHLLRLAAKFYKNLARISKYRIAPKGCKQALPSLKYHRLVEITCRQLTAPVYNFVAHMQKNQQESNKPRRIVNKIKRENKCIPDLIFQIEDYEKYLIQLSKTTKVNLLRHAKRSTSRDFKILEPSEDTLEEQNPTEEADCDNLNAIENKSSEESGDEGEETDSSQLPKSGSPMAAEDTEDEDEAVLPQVKRAKMNRVVQDSSDEE, encoded by the exons ATGCACCCCGCAGCTGAGCCGCCAAAAAATTCCACCGCCGCCCAACATCCTCCACCACAACCGCCGCCGCTAACTGACATTGAAATCATCTCCCTCgcccatcatcatcaccagCACAACCCCACCTCCCCCCAAGTGCCACCCTTCCTCCTCTCCGAATCCTCACACCCAACCCTCCTCTCCTTCCTCCACTCACGGGCCTCCTCCTCTCTCAACTCTTCCTCGGCTGTCTTCGATTATGTCTCCTCCCTGCTTTCCCTCATCTCCCGCCACCCCTCGTCCGGCCTATCCTCTCTGGTTTCGGCTCTCCTACACTCTTATCTCTGCCTCTTCATTTCCCACAAAATCCCACATGACCACAATTCTCTGGCCACTCTCCAGCAATTCGTGGGTTACATTGACATGATTGAAATTAGAGAGATACAGAAAGTAATTGGTTTAATCACATCTTATCTCCCCCAGATTAACGATTTGGATGATGCCCATGTTTTGATTCTCATCCCTAAATGCCTTGAATTGGTTAGAATCTCGAATGAGGTTGATAAGCCTGTAGAGTACGTGAACTCCGTTGTGGATGCTTTGATTAAATGTGAATGGAGTAAGGTTTTGTTGATCAAAATGGTGGAGATTGTTAGGGATTTTTCTTCATGTATCGATAAGCTGAGGAGGAGGGAGTTTTTGGAAaagatttttgtgaaaatgaGGAATGATGTTGAAATGCAAGATTTGCCCGGGTTGGTTTATCAGTTATTGGTGCTGGCAACAAAAGGGTTTGGCAAGAGAGAGGTGATTGAAGGGATTGTGTTGTATTTTGGCTGTATGAACAAGGGAGGTTCGGTAATGAAGCAAGTAGAGGGGACAGTCTTGCTTCATGTGAATTTTGCGGTGAAGCAGGACCCTTCTCTGGGGCAGGAGGTTTTGGGTCTGGTGAGGTTGGATTCGAGGGCTTTTAATCATTTTACTGTTGCGGTTTTGTTGTCGGTTGCCAGAATTAGGAGGTTCGGCGAGACAGCAATTGGTGTTCTGAAATCGGCATTATTTAATGCTTATAAAGATTATAAGTTTGCAAA AGTCTGCAGATGGTTATCAGCTGAACTGTCGGAGGAATATCTGGAGAATGCACGAGTAATAGAAAAGGCTATTCTTAAAGCT GTGAATGCCAGCCATTGTGGACGAGAACACATTGTGCCTAGTATAGTACAATTAGGGTTTGGATTGCTCGAAGGAGTAGAGGAAGGAATCCAGAAAGAAATCTCAAAGTCTGATAGTCTGATGGGTACTGAGGAGCTAGGTATGCAGGTTCTGAAATGTTTGTTTGAAGTGCACGACATGTCAAGAAATGAG ATAATTGAGCAATGCAAATTCCGTGTCCTCTCCTTGAAGCCAGAGCAGTGCTTCCCCATAACAAG ATTGCTTGGATATCTAGTCCTGGTTCATCCGCGCTCAATGTTGGATCACGTATCtcatttgaaagaaatgctgGATTATTTTGCATTTATGGATGATAAAATTTCCCCTCATCTTGTTACTATCTTACTTCCTCTCATCAAGTTTAAATGTGATCTTCAG GATTACACTATATTGGTTCTGCGGAAGGCTATGTTTAGACGGGAAAATGCAGTTCGTCTTGCTGCAATTAGTGCCATGTTCAACCTGATTTTAGCagaaaaacaatcaaaaacaGATggacttttttcttttcaagaatCAAGCAGCCAGGCAAGTTGCAGTCAGCACGCTGAAGTATCTCAACCAACTAGGCCGGACCTTTTCCAAGAGCTTGGTGGTTTGCTGCAAAAATGCCTTTATCAGCAG GCAAATGTCCGGCAGAATTTATATCATGGTTTAATGAAGCTTGTTCTGGTGGATCCACTAACTGCCAGCACCGTTTTTGATTTTCTCCTGCCCCACTTCAAGAGATTTTATAGAGAG GATGCAGATGTTCAGTTGGGAATTGATCAATGTGTGAAACTAGAAAATGGTAGATGTTATATTGTAGAGCCCCTGGACTGTCTTCTCTTTTGCATCTCTtggattcttcttcttcaaccaCAAAACAGATCTGGCTATCCTTCAGACTCGTGGGCTTGTTTTGGCTTCTCCATCACTCAGGAAAATGAG GCAGGGAGAACTTTTTCAGGAGAATCATTCTCCAATTCTCTAGCACAGATCCGGAAATTTCTGAGGAATGGAAATTTGGAAG GCCTGCTGGGGAAAGATCAAGATTCAGGCTCTAGAccaatggaaaaagaaaagaggagaTACTCTGCTACACTAATATTGGGGATTGTTGAGGTTGCGATCAATATTATTGTTGCTGAATTGGAGAAAGCTGCTAATACACAAAAATTGGAGCTGGAAAGGGAGCTCTCTCAGTTTGTTGACATTCATGagtttgttgaaaaatatacatcTAATTCTAGACAGGGCACTGGAGCTAAAAGAGCAACCATACGAGCCAGTGTTAGTGATACTGCTGATAAACTTGCGTTAGGCGGCACCAAGTTGCCTCCGGAACGAACTCCTCTTTTGGCAACTTCAAGCATCCATCGGCTCTTGCAACTTGCATTAGAGTTTGGAAACCTTGATCCTAAGAATGGTGCAGCCTCCCAGATAAACAGCCAAAATTCCTCTGGCAAGACTCTGGTTCTGAATTCTAAAGTTCTTCCTTGCATTCTACGTATGTGTTTCCGTCAACTAAAGTTCTTCTCTTTTATGGGGAAAGATGATCCAATAAAGACATTGATTTATGGTGAAATTAAGCTTCTTGGGCCTGCAGttcttaatataattttgtctcTCAAGCCAGTGGCGAAGCCTGGGACAGATCTTAGTAAGAAAGAAGCAAAGGgaaggaaaaatattgaagttaTAAGGGAACAAATTCATTTGGCCTTGCTTTgcttgaagaaattaattgagaTAAGCTTGTATGATGCAAAATATGTCAGTTTGATCGATGATTTGGTCTCAGCCAGTGGATCTGAAGATGTATCAACTGGTGTCATGGATGCTGGTTGCAATGGTGATTGTCAATTAGCTGAAGGTATTGATGATCAGAGCACAAGAAGCAAAGAGTTATTAATCAAGACGATCATAAAGCCACTACTTATTGAGTTTCTtgagttttctttctttagcGAAGCTGAG ATTCTTTGTGACCTTGTACTGATGATTGGCAACAAATTGCCTGAAGAAAGGAGGAACCTTGTTGGATCCTGGGTAACAAGAATCTGCAAAAGTAGTCATGTATCAAACTCAAAGGTTGCAAAAAGTTTGGTCTTTGCTGCTGTTACTTTAAGCTCACCACCTGCAGACTTGGATGTCGCTCAAAATATGGCTGCTGAACTCCGACGAGTGGTAGGATCAGAGGATACCGATCCCTTAGATACATCTGAAACCTTCCctgttataaataaatcaacagATGCTGCAATAGCTTCCACTATATTGCAGTCAGTTGAATCAACCGTTGTTGATATGGATTTGATCACGAGAAGGCTGAAGACATACTATATGGCTACTCAGAAAGGTGTTTCTTTTAATCAGATGCGCAAAGTGGCTCCAGAATTAGCAATGGAAGAAATGCTATATTCAAGAGCAGAAGCAGTTGTGAAGGTCCTATCATATTTTGTTGCAATGAACCTTAAGG ATCCCCAAGCAGAACATTTACTGAGATTAGCAGCAAAATTTTACAAGAATTTAGCTCGAATATCGAAGTATCGAATTGCTCCAAAAGGATGCAAGCAAGCTTTACCCAGTCTCAAGTACCATAGGCTTGTGGAAATCACTTGCAGGCAATTAACAGCACctgtttataattttgtggCTCATATGCAAAAG AATCAACAAGAAAGCAACAAACCTAGAAGAATagtcaataaaatcaaaagggaaaacaaatgCATTCCTGACTTGATCTTCCAGATAGAAGACtatgaaaaatatcttatCCAGCTTAGCAAGACAACCAAAGTCAATTTGTTGAGACACGCCAAACGCAGCACCTCCAGGGACTTTAAAATTCTAGAGCCAAGTGAAGATACACTTGAAGAGCAAAATCCGACTGAGGAAGCAGATTGTGATAATTTAAATGctattgaaaataaatcatcAGAAGAGTCGGGTGATGAAGGCGAAGAAACTGATAGCAGCCAATTGCCTAAATCTGGCAGCCCAATGGCTGCAGAGGATACTGAGGATGAGGATGAAGCTGTCCTTCCTCAAGtaaaaagagcaaaaatgAATCGAGTTGTGCAGGACTCATCGGATGAGGAATAG
- the LOC105171542 gene encoding dynein 8 kDa light chain, flagellar outer arm isoform X1, whose protein sequence is MSEDSKRGSGGALVPPLISSADDRKSSSGSSPAKKVIIKSADMKEDMQKEAVDVAVAAFEMHNVEKDVAEHIKKMFDKKYGPTWHCIVGKNFGAFWTIGHLMGIYGEYRVADDLRKHDKQYANKAMSNHLGFQVLG, encoded by the exons ATGAGTGAAGACTCAAAAAGGGGCAGTGGCGGAGCACTGGTGCCGCCGCTGATTTCCTCCGCCGATGATCGGAAATCTTCCTCTGGATCGAGCCCTGCCAAGAAAGTTATCATAAAGAGCGCAGACATGAAGGAGGACATGCAGAAAGAAGCCGTCGACGTTGCTGTTGCt gcGTTTGAAATGCATAATGTAGAGAAGGATGTAGCGGAGCACATAAAGAAGATGTTTGACAAGAAATACGGCCCCACTTGGCATTGCATTGTTGGCAAGAATTTTG GTGCATTTTGGACAATCGGACATCTGATGGGCATTTATGGTGAGTATCGTGTTGCAGATGATTTGCGAAAGCACGATAAACAATATGCGAATAAGGCAATGTCGAATCATCTTGGGTTTCAGGTCCTTGGGTAA
- the LOC105171542 gene encoding dynein light chain 2, cytoplasmic isoform X3 yields the protein MSEDSKRGSGGALVPPLISSADDRKSSSGSSPAKKVIIKSADMKEDMQKEAVDVAVAAFEMHNVEKDVAEHIKKMFDKKYGPTWHCIVGKNFDLPSNFHFFERLALQVINFPLPRLRS from the exons ATGAGTGAAGACTCAAAAAGGGGCAGTGGCGGAGCACTGGTGCCGCCGCTGATTTCCTCCGCCGATGATCGGAAATCTTCCTCTGGATCGAGCCCTGCCAAGAAAGTTATCATAAAGAGCGCAGACATGAAGGAGGACATGCAGAAAGAAGCCGTCGACGTTGCTGTTGCt gcGTTTGAAATGCATAATGTAGAGAAGGATGTAGCGGAGCACATAAAGAAGATGTTTGACAAGAAATACGGCCCCACTTGGCATTGCATTGTTGGCAAGAATTTTG ATCTTCCTTCTAATTTCCATTTCTTTGAGAGGCTAGCACTACAGGTCATCAATTTTCCACTTCCCCGATTAAGAAGTTGA
- the LOC105171542 gene encoding dynein light chain 2, cytoplasmic isoform X2, protein MSEDSKRGSGGALVPPLISSADDRKSSSGSSPAKKVIIKSADMKEDMQKEAVDVAVAAFEMHNVEKDVAEHIKKMFDKKYGPTWHCIVGKNFGSYVTHETNHFVYFYLDSKAVLLFKSG, encoded by the exons ATGAGTGAAGACTCAAAAAGGGGCAGTGGCGGAGCACTGGTGCCGCCGCTGATTTCCTCCGCCGATGATCGGAAATCTTCCTCTGGATCGAGCCCTGCCAAGAAAGTTATCATAAAGAGCGCAGACATGAAGGAGGACATGCAGAAAGAAGCCGTCGACGTTGCTGTTGCt gcGTTTGAAATGCATAATGTAGAGAAGGATGTAGCGGAGCACATAAAGAAGATGTTTGACAAGAAATACGGCCCCACTTGGCATTGCATTGTTGGCAAGAATTTTG GCTCTTATGTAACTCATGAGACAAATCACTTTGTCTACTTCTATTTGGATTCCAAAGCCGTACTCCTGTTCAAATCTGGCTGA
- the LOC105171544 gene encoding protein DETOXIFICATION 55 produces MAAVSTKKNLTIVEVMEELKNIVDIGFPILIMGIFSYLKNMISVACIGRLGSLELAGGALAIGFTNITGYSVLFGLAMGMEPLCSQAFGSKNFTMVSLTLQRTIILLLLASIPIGMLWIYLEPLLLWLHQEPQVVRIASLYCRFAVPDLIANSLLHPLRIYIRSKGTTWPLLWCTLLAILLHYPITVFFTFHQHLGIQGIAISTFIANLNILLFLLGYINYAHDEKTSLSKSLVPPSNKLGSTTALWEEWGMLLRLAIPSCLGVCLEWWWYELMTLLAGYLYKPHVALATSAIVIQTTSLMYTLPSALSASISTRVGNELGAGRPQKARLATAVAIALAFSTSIFGFLLTTLGRGAWGRVFTNDNEVLELTMAVLPIIGLCELANCPQTTCCGVLRGSARPSIGAGINFCSFYMMGTPVAVALAFYWELGFVGLCYGLLAAQVACVLSILKVIHKTDWENESLQAKDLIGISNEYVHADLLVKCEEGVTIY; encoded by the exons ATGGCGGCCGTGAGTACCAAAAAGAACCTGACAATTGTAGAG GTGATGGAGGAACTCAAGAATATAGTAGATATTGGTTTTCCTATATTGATTATGGGCATATTCAGTTACCTGAAAAACATGATTTCAGTAGCATGCATAGGAAGGCTGGGGAGCTTGGAGCTAGCAGGAGGTGCATTAGCCATTGGTTTCACCAACATTACAGGTTATTCCGTGCTTTTCGGCCTCGCCATGGGAATGGAACCACTCTGTAGTCAAGCTTTTGGATCCAAAAACTTTACCATGGTGTCTCTCACTCTACAGAGAACAATCATTTTGTTGCTTTTAGCATCTATACCCATTGGGATGCTTTGGATTTATCTTGAACCTCTCTTGTTATGGCTACACCAAGAACCCCAAGTAGTTCGTATTGCAAGCCTTTACTGCCGATTTGCAGTCCCTGATCTTATTGCCAACAGCTTACTTCATCCTCTACGTATCTACATACGCAGCAAAGGGACAACATGGCCACTACTCTGGTGCACTCTGCTGGCAATACTTCTACATTATCCCATCACCGTCTTCTTTACTTTCCATCAGCATCTTGGGATCCAGGGAATTGCTATTTCCACATTTATTGCCAACCTCAACATCTTGCTCTTTCTTTTAGGCTATATAAACTATGCTCACGATGAGAAGACATCTTTATCCAAATCCTTAGTACCACCCTCAAATAAGCTTGGTTCGACAACCGCACTTTGGGAGGAATGGGGAATGCTACTTCGACTAGCAATCCCTAGTTGCCTTGGTGTTTGCTTAGAATGGTGGTGGTATGAACTCATGACACTTCTAGCTGGTTACCTCTACAAACCCCATGTTGCACTTGCAACATCAGCTATAGTAATACAAACCACATCTCTTATGTACACACTGCCTTCAGCACTTAGTGCATCTATTTCAACCAGAGTGGGCAATGAACTTGGAGCAGGCAGGCCACAAAAGGCACGCCTGGCAACTGCAGTAGCCATAGCACTGGCCTTCTCCACATCAATCTTTGGCTTTCTGTTGACGACCTTAGGAAGAGGAGCATGGGGTAGGGTCTTCACCAACGATAATGAAGTTCTTGAGTTGACAATGGCTGTGTTACCCATTATTGGACTTTGTGAGCTTGCCAATTGTCCACAAACCACGTGTTGCGGGGTGCTCCGAGGAAGCGCTCGGCCTAGCATTGGCGCAGGAATAAACTTTTGCTCATTTTACATGATGGGAACACCTGTGGCGGTAGCTTTGGCCTTTTACTGGGAACTGGGCTTCGTGGGCCTTTGTTACGGGCTTTTAGCAGCTCAGGTAGCATGcgtattatctattttaaaagttatccATAAAACAGATTGGGAGAATGAATCATTACAAGCAAAAGACTTGATTGGTATAAGCAATGAATATGTACATGCAGATTTATTAGTGAAATGTGAGGAAGGAGtgactatatattaa